DNA from Terriglobales bacterium:
GCTCACCACCGCTCAGCTCGCCGGAGCGGTGCTGCGCCCGGTCTTCCAGCCCTACTTCACCGAGCCAGCTCGCGGCTTCGGCTTCCGCTTCCCGCTTCGGCCGCCCTCTCAGCAACAGCGGCATGGCGACGTTCTCCAGCGCGGTGAACTCCGGCAGCAGGTAATGGAACTGCCACACGAACCCCAGCCGCCGGTTGCGAAATTCCGCTGCGCCGTCGTCGGAAAGCGTCCGCAGCGCGATTTTTTCGCAGTATACGTCACCCTCGGAAGGCCTATCAAGCGCCCCGAGGATGTGCAACAAGGTACTCTTCCCCGCGCCCGATTCGCCCACGATGGCCAGCATCTCTCCCTTCCCCACCTGGAAGGACAGGTTGTCAAAGATCACCAGTTCCGCCGTACCCGAGCGGAAGCTCTTCTTCAAGCCTTCCACCCGCAGCAGCATCTCTGCCTGACTCATTGGATGCTCCCGGACGCGCCTTCGTCACATCCGCGCGCCGCGGCATCGGCGAGCCGGAGCGCAGTCCGCGCTCGTAGAGCTATTAAAGCACTGCTTGGCAAGATTGCATCCCCCATATGAATTTCAATAGTTACCAAAGTGTGTTACGGGGGGGAGATCAGGGAAGGGCTCCGGAAATAACAGGTTCAGCTGCAAGCATCGACCGAATCTGTCCCAGAGTACCCTTCAATCCCAACGCTTTCTCCAGTGCTTCATCGATCTGCTCTCTAACCATGTCCGTCGCCATATGGGGCAATGGCTGAAGTTCCATGCGCTTCACAGAATCGAAGGCTCTGCCGAGCGCATCACGGCTTGATACAGCAAGCGCGCGAGGGTCGAGCACCATGATCTCTTCGAGGATCGGCTTCTTCATTTCAACCCAGGCCCCCTCAGTATCGACGCGCGCGGCCATGAGCGACAGCAGTCCCAAGGAGGAATTAAGCCAAAGAGCCAAGATGCCGTTGAGCGCATCTGCGCTGATTCCTTCTGCGTAGGTAGAGACGGGCCACCAGGTATTGGAGAGAACAGGCTCGTCAAACGTTATCGCCAACGTGCGGATCGTGTTCAGGCGAACTCTCTCGGAGATAAGGAGCTTGCCAGCGCGCGACCATAGGAGCGCAGCATCTCGAAGTGGTCGACCTTTCTTTGCCTTCGCCAGCGCCACCAAGTATCGGTTCGGACGCTGGCGGATTGTCCTGACGGTGTCGGTGTCATGCCCCCAAAAGGCAGCATACTCAGTCTCGCTGCTAGTGTCGTTGAAGCCGTCGGCGATGTCCCTCCTGTCCGGACCAAGATCGGCAATCGCCTTCAGTCTTACGAGCGGGACTTCCCCAATCACGCCAGCGCCCGGGACATACACGCGGGAACCTGCCAGGAAACACGCTGCCCGGCATACCTCCGTCTGAGCAAATGCTGCCCCCTGATTCCAGTTACCACTGCTGATCTGATCCGAGCCGCACAGGATGATTTCCCCATATTTGACGTCGCCGGATTTGATTTCATCAGTCCCAACGCCATCAAGCGCGGCTCCTTCATGAGAACGAGCCAGAGCGGCAACCGTCAGTGCCTCAACACTATTTCTTGGCTTGGTCCAAAGGTTGACAACCTTAGTAGGATGGGCATTTCCGCCCGGCATCTGTTCGGCAACGATCAGGCATTCGCTCAGCGAAGTATTCTCCGAAAAATTCCACGATCCCGGCTGATGGCTGACGACTATGTACTTAACGTGATAGCTGTTTCCCAAGAGCGTACGCGTGGCCTGCCATGCCACGCCCGAAAGCAGCGCCCTCGGCAATACGAGAGCGAGCTTTCCGTTTGGTTTGAGCTTCTTGTGGGCGATAGCAACAAATGCCGAACCCAGTCCGGCCGTGATATTGGCAGGGAGACCCTCCTCGGCTACGACCCTCTTGAGGCGTGCCTGCATTCTCTTGCGTTCCTTCTCAGGTGCGTGTCCAAAGAGTAGGTTTCCCCCAACGCTGCGCGTGAAGGGCGGATTCATGACACACAAGTCCAACTCAGGAACCTCTACTGTGTCTGCGACTTCCCCGGACGCCGCCATTCTCTTCGGAGCGTCGGGCGGTCCGTACAAGTCTGCTTGCAACGCAACCTTCCGGCCGTGAATGAGGTCTAGGCTACCGAGGTAATCCTTGGGTCCGCCGATTGGTAGAGTCATCAACTTCATGTCCGAGAACACCACGTCAGGCTCATGCAGGGCGAGAGCCGAACCGGCTAGGTGGATGGCAGTCGGAACCACGTCGAGCCCCCACAAGACGTGCTCAACCATCGCCTGGTGAACGGCCGGGATTGAGGGTAACCTCCCGTACTCGGTTCGTGCGCGGACATGATTCTCCAGAATCGTCTGTAGCGCAGCTTTCAAGAGCGTACCTGTACCACAGGCCAAATCGGCGATGTGAAGCTTCTTGATAGCCTCTACATCGGACCAGTCAATATCTTCGTCATCGTAATCTAGGGTAAGTTTTAGGAGGAGAGCCGCGGCCGGAACTGTTGTGTAGAATGCTCCAAAATATTTCGCGTCCGCAAGGAGGCGATGATAAATGCGCCCCATTAGATCGTGGCGCAAAGCAGCCTTCTGTCCAGTTATACGGAGGGCCGACCGGGCCAGCAT
Protein-coding regions in this window:
- a CDS encoding ABC transporter ATP-binding protein; protein product: MSQAEMLLRVEGLKKSFRSGTAELVIFDNLSFQVGKGEMLAIVGESGAGKSTLLHILGALDRPSEGDVYCEKIALRTLSDDGAAEFRNRRLGFVWQFHYLLPEFTALENVAMPLLLRGRPKREAEAEAASWLGEVGLEDRAQHRSGELSGGEQQRVALARALVTGPQMLMADEPTGDLDARTAEAVFELIRRLHRDHRLTSILVTHNLAFARRCDRVLRLHQGRIEEIESLESLSH